The DNA window GAACGCCGCGCTGTCAGCCACGCTGCCGCGCGCCATCGGCGTGTCGATGATGCCGGGGTTGATGTTGTTGACGCGGATGCCCTGGCCGCTGTATTCGAGCGCCACCGCGCGGATCATCGCATCGAGCGCGCCTTTGCTGGCAGAGTAGCTGGACGAACCGGCCAGCGCGCCGTGGGTCAGCCAGGAGGACGTGTTAACGATCACGCCGCCCGAGCGCTGAGCCAGGAAGGTTTCAATCTCGTATTTCATCGCCAGCCAGACGCCTCGGAGGTTAATGGCGATCACGCGGTCAAAATCCTCGCTGCTCTGTTCGGTGATGGGGGCGAAGTTGCCGATGATGCCGGCGTTATTGAAGGCGACGTCGAGCCGGCCGTAGTGGGCCGTCACCGTGGCGAGCAGCCGACGGATATCGTCTTCCTGGGAGACGTCGGCCACGATGGGCAGGGCGTCGCCGCCTGCGAGCGCGATGTCGCGCGCCGTGGCTTCTATTTCCGCCGCGCGCCGGCCGGCCAGCGCGACTTTGGCTCCTTCGCGGGCATAGGCCAACGCGGCTGCGCGGCCGATACCGGTGCCGCCGCCGCTCACCAGCACGACTTTGTCAGCCAGACGGCGCGGCGTTTCATGAGTTGGAGCTGTAGCATTAATCATCGCATCGATACCTGGTAATGGGGTCGATCGCAATGCTATGTTGTTAGATGACGAATAACTATCCGCTAAAAATTCATCTCACTATTAGATAATTTATATTAATAGCATGAAGAAACCCGAATTGTCCGGCCTGGCGGCCTTCGTGGCTATCGCCAGTGAACGCAGCTTCCGCCGCGCCGCTGCCCGATTGGGCGTGACGCCGCCGACGCTGACCCACACCCTGCGTGAACTGGAAGCGCAGGTGGGCATTCGCCTGCTGAACCGTACCACCCGCAATGTCTCGCCGACGGAGGCCGGTGAGCATCTGCTGGCACAGCTGGTGCCGGCTTTTACCGACATCGACGCCGCGCTGGAGAGTCTGAATGCGTTTCGAGAAGGGCCACGCGGCCTGGTGCGCATCAACGCGCCGCGTTCGGCGATCGATCTCGCCATCGTGCCGCATCTGGGGCGGTTGGCAAGTGAGTATCCCGGCATTACGCTGGAGGTGGTAGCGAACGAAGGGTTTACCAATATCGTCGAGCAAGGCTTTGACGCCGGTATTCGGCTCGGCGAGGATCTGCACAACGATATGCGTGCGGTGCGCCTGACGCCGGATCTGCGTTTTGCCATCGTCGCCACGCCGGACTATTTTCAACGGCACGGCGAACCGACGCACCCGCAGGATTTACTGCAGCACCGCTGCATCGGTTGGCGCAAGGCCTCTTCGGGCGAGCGCTACAAATGGACTTTTCAGCAGGGCGAGCAGCGGTTTTCCGTGGCGGTCAACAGCCCGCTTATCGTGGATGACGCCAGGCTGTTGCTGCAAGCGGCGTTGGCACACGTCGGCATCGCTTTCGCCATCGAGCAGGAGGTGGAAGAACACTTGGCGAGCGGGCGGCTGCGGCGAGTGTTGGCCGACTGGTGCGCGCCGTTTCCCGGTTTTTACCTCTATTACCCCAACCGCAGGAACCATTCCGTGGCGCTGGCCACAGTGATCGAGTTGCTCCGTCTGCCCACCTAATCCTCTTCGCCTGCCATCGCGTTCGGGGAGCAGCAGGCGAATCAAGCTTGAACTATTTTAATTCCCCCTTCGCTTGTTCGGGCGCAAATAAACCCTTAAATTCTCAGCGAGTTTGTAACTGGCTGTTTATAATTGTTATTTGTGTATTTGTTGCGAATATTCCGAGTTTTTATCGGTTATTTGAGAGCCCGGTCACACTATTTTTTTATGTGAAATGTGAAGGGGGTCAAGCCGGTAGGTCAAGGAGAGACGGTTATTATCCTCGCTGGCTTACCGATCCGTTTTTCATGCTCCGTATACTGTCTGCAACCAGGGCAACGTGACGGAAATTTTCATAAGGAATGTGCGTGAAGCAATCGTGATTGCATCTGGCATACAAATAACACGGGGTTTTTTTGATTATCTGAGGTGCTTGGTATGGAAAAGAAAAAAATCTATCTGTTTTGTTCTGCCGGTATGTCCACTTCCCTGTTGGTATCAAAAATGAAGGCGCAGGCCGAGAAATACGAAGTACCGGTGATCATCGCCGCCTACCCGGAGGCGCTGGCCGCGGAGAAAGGCGTTGAAGCGGATCTGATCCTGCTGGGGCCGCAGATCGCCTACACCTTGCCGGAGGTGCAAAAACAGCTGCCCAACAAACCTGTTGAAGTCATCGATCCGCTGCTGTACGGCAAGGTCGATGGGCTGGGGGTGCTGAAGGCCGCGGTGGCCGCCATCAAGAAAGCCAATCAATAACAGGAGGCCGCCGTGAATACCCTCATTGCCTCGCTCGAGAAGGTTATCCTGCCTTTCGCCGTAAAAATCGGTAAGCAGCCCCACGTCAACGCCATCAAGAACGGCTTTGTCCGCCTGATGCCGCTGACCTTGACCGGGGCGATGTTCGTGTTGATCAACAACGTGTTCCTGAGCTTCGGCGAAGGATCGTTCTTCTATTCGCTGGGCGTGCGCCTGGATGCCTCCACCATCGAGACGCTGAACGGCCTGAAGAGCATTGGCGGCAGCGTTTACAACGGTACGCTGGGGATCATGTCCCTGATGACGCCGTTCTTTATCAGCATGGCGTTGGCCGAAGAGCGCAAGGTCGATCCGCTGGCTGCGGCACTGCTGGCGGTGGCGGCCTTTATGACCGTCACGCCGTTTAACGTCGGCGAGGCCTATGCGGTGGGCGCCAACTGGCTGGGTGGTGCCAACATCATTTCCGGTATGGTGATCGGGCTGGTGGTGGCCGAGATGTTCGCTTTCATCGTGCGGCGCAACTGGGTGATCAGCCTGCCGGACAGCGTGCCGGCTTCGGTGTCGCGCTCCTTCTCGGCGCTGATCCCCGGTTTTATCATCCTCTCCATCATGGGGCTGGTGGCGTTCGCGCTGGCGCACTGGGGCACCAACTTCCACCAGATCATCATGGACGGCATCTCGGCGCCGCTGGCCAAGATGGGCAGCGTGGTGGGTTGGGTGTACGTGCTGTTCTCCTCGCTGCTGTGGTTCTTTGGGGTGCACGGCTCCATGGCGCTGGCGGCGCTGGACAGCGGCATCATGACGCCGTTCGCGCTGGAAAACGTGGAGCTGTATAACAAATACGGTTCGGTCGAAGCGGCGGTGGCCGCCGGCAAAGAGTTCCACATGTGGGCGAAACCGTTCGTCGACTCCTACATCTACCTCGGCGGAACCGGCTCGACGCTGGGCCTGATCATCGCCATCTTCATCGCCTCGCGCCGCGAAGATTACCGCCAGGTCGCCAAGCTGGCGACGCCGTCCGGCATTTTCCAGATCAACGAACCGATTCTGTTCGGCCTGCCGGTGATCATGAACCCGGTGATGTTCATTCCGTTCATCCTGGTGCAGCCGGTGCTGACCATCATCACCTCGCTGGCTTATTACTCCGGGCTGATCCCGCCTATCACCAACATTGCGCCCTGGACTATGCCGGTCGGCCTGGGGGCGTTCTTCAACACCAACGGCAGCATCATGGCCATGTTGCTGAGCCTGTTCAACCTGGCGGTCGCCACCGTGATTTATCTGCCGTTTGTGGCGATCTCCAACAAGGCACAGAGCCAGATCGACGCGGCGACGGAAAGCGAAGAAGACATCGCCAAGGCGCTGAAACTCTAACTGTGGAACGGGGCGGCGCGGCCGCCCCGCGAGGGACGCGAGTATGGAATATCAATTTGCCGACGGGTTCTGGTGGGGCAGCGCCACCTCCGCGCCGCAGTCTGAAGGGGCGGCCGCGCGGGACGGCAAGAGCCGCAATATCTTCGACTATTGGTACGAGATCGCGCCCGAGCGCTTTCACGATCGGGTGGGGCCGGCTGAGGCCTCGACCTTTTACGACCATTTCCGCACCGATATCGGGCTGCTCAAAACGCTGGGCCACAATACCTTTAGAACCTCGATCTCGTGGTCGCGGCTGATCCCGGACGGCGACGGCGAGGTTAACCCGCAGGCGGTGGCGTTCTATAACGCGATGATCGACGAGCTGCTGGCGCAGGGCATCACCCCGTTTATCAATCTCTACCACTTCGATATGCCGCTGCGCATGCAGCAGCGCGGTGGCTGGGAAAGCCGGGCGGTGGTCGAAGCCTACGCGCGTTACGCCGATATCTGCTTCGATCTATTTGGCGATCGGGTCACCCACTGGTTCACCTTCAACGAGCCGATCGTGCCGGTAGAGGCAGGTTACCTGAATGACCTGCACTACCCTTGCGTGGTGGACTTCAAACGGGCGGTCACCGTGGCGTATCACAGCGTACTGGCGCACGCCATGGCGGTGCAGCGTTTCAGAGCACGTGAGCTGCCGGGGAGCATCGGCATCATTCTGAATCTGAGCCCGACCTACCCGCGTTCCGACGCGCCGGAGGATCGGCAGGCTGCGCACGACGCCGATCTGCTGCTCAACCGCAGTTTCCTCGATCCGGTCGCCAAAGGGCGTTATCCGGCGGCGTTGCTGCAGCTGCTGGAACGGCATGGGCTGATGCCCTGCTGCGAGCCGCAGGATGCGCGGCTGATCGAAGGCGGCGTGGTGGATATCCTCGGCGTCAACTACTACCAGCCGCGCAGGGTGCAGGCGAAAGAGGGGCGTCGTGCCGAGGGGCCGATCGCATCGCCGGAGGATTTGTTCAGTTACTATGCGATGCCGGGACGCAAAATCAATCCGCACCGCGGCTGGGAGATCTATGAGAAGGGGCTGTACGACATCCTGATGGACCTGAAAGAGAACTACGGCAATCTGCCTTGTTATATTTCGGAAAACGGCATGGGCGTCGAGGGAGAAGAAGCGTTTATCGGCGCCGATGGGCGGGTGGAGGACGATTACCGCATCGACTTTATTCGCGAGCACCTGAAGTGGCTGCACCGCGCGCTGGCAGAAGGCTCGCAGTGCAAAGGCTATCATCTGTGGACCTTTATCGACTGCTGGTCCTGGCTGAACGCCTACAAGAATCGTTATGGGCTGGTGCGATTGGATCGGGCGGATCAGCGCCGCACCATCAAGAAAAGCGGCTACTGGTTTGCCGAGGCGGCCAGACGCAACGGATTTGACTAACGGGAGGCCGACGCCGTGTCTGACAACCGAATTTCGCTGAGTGCCAACGATGTGAAGCTGATTCGCGAGCAGGATTTCTTTAACTGCAAAGATTTTCACCTGTTTATCTACAACAAGGTGGAAAGCGCCACCGGCCTGCATCAGCACGACTATTACGAGTTCACCATCGTGCTGAGCGGCAAATGCTATCAGGAGATCAACGGTAAGCGGGTGCTGCTGGAACGCGGTGATTTCGTCTTTATCCCTATCGGCTCCTATCACCAGAGCTTTTACGAGTTCGGCGCGACAAAAATCTTCAACGTGGCGGTCAGCAAAGCGTTTTTTGAAGAGCACTATTTGCAGCAGCTGCCGCGCTGCTTTGTTGCCTCGCAGGCCTACAGCCTGAGAAGCGAGTTTCTGGCCTATATCGAATCGGTGGTGAGTTCGCCGCAGTTTCGTGAGGATGATTTCGCCGAGTTTCTCGAAACGCTGACCTTCTATGTGATCAGCCGCATTCGTCATTATAAAGAAGAAAATGACGGCGGCGATGATATCCCGCAGTGGCTGAAGAACACCCTGGCCGGCATGCATGACAAGGCGATGTTCGGCGAGAGGGCGTTGGCGAACATGGTGGCGCTGTCGGGGAAGACTCAGGAGTATCTGACCCGGGCGATGCGGCGTTACTACCATAAGACGCCGATGCAGGTGATCAATGAGATCCGCATCAATTTCGCCAAGACGCAGCTGGAGGTCACCAACTCTTCGGTGTCCGATATCGCCTTCGATTCCGGCTATGGCGATGTCAGTTTGTTCATCAAAAACTTCAAGCGGCTCACCGAGGTGACCCCAGGCAACTACCGAAAAAAGTGCTACGGCCCTCTTTAGGGCCGCTCCCGATCAGTCTCAATGCCGATATGCCGATGAGCTTCAGGCCGCCGGCCAGTTAGTCATTCGATTTTTACCTTAGCGAAAGGGAATGCCGCGTCGGTCGGTCGGACTTCCCTTGCCAAAAATCCATCTCGCGGGAGCCACTATGGAAAAACTACTGATCGTGAATGCCGATGACTTCGGCCTAAGCAAGGGGCAAAACTACGGTGTTATCGAGGCGTATCAATATGGCGTCGTCTCCTCCACCACGGCGATGGTGAACGGCGGCGGCGCACAGCACGCGGCGGCGCTCAGCCGGCAACATCCGGGGCTGCCGATCGGGCTGCATTTCGTTTTGACCTATGGCAGGCCGCTGGGCGCCATGCCTTCGCTGGTCAACGAGCATGGCGAATTGGGCAAATGGCTGTGGCGCCGCGCCGAGGCCGGTGAGCTGCAACTGGACGAGATTCAGGAGGAGCTGCAGCGCCAGTTCACGCGGTTTATGACGCTGTTCGGCAGGCCACCGACGCACATCGACAGCCACCACCATGTGCATATGCAGCCGCAGATTTACCCGCTGGTGGAGGCGTTTGCGCAGGCGCAGGGGCTGCCGCTGCGCCTCGATCGCGAAGAGGCGAAACGGCGCGATATTGCGTTGCAGACGCCCTGCAGCACCGACGCGTTTGATGCGGGATTCTACGGCGAAACGATTTCCGAAGCCTTATTCCTGCAGAGATTGGCGCGCGCCGACGAGCAGGGCGCCGAGTCATTGGAAATGATGTGCCACCCGGCGTTCCTCGACGCGACGATCCTGCAGAGCAAATACTGCCACCCGCGCCTTGTCGAGCTGGATGTGTTGACCGCGCCGACGCTGAAAGCGGCGATCGCCGAACGCGGTTTTATGCTGGGCTCCTTCCAGGATCTGTAGCGCCGCCGTTCACAGCATGGCGTGCGCCTTTTTCAGGCCGGTGTCCTCTTGCGGATCGGCCCCCTGAGGCAGGGGCTCCGCCTCCTGTTCTTCAGACTGCGGCTCGTCGACATCGGGCGCCGCTTCCGGCGGCGGCATGGTGTCGTGAATGATCTGCTCATCGAAGGTCGGATTGAGCGCCGGCGACAGCGGTGAACTGGCGAGGCTGTCCGGCAGCGCAATGTGTGGCACCGGCGCATCTTGCGCCAGCTGCGGTTCCTCCGCTTTCGCCGTACGGCCGAGGGCCGCCAGCAGTACGCCGCACAGAGCGAAGAAAGCGTACAGGATATTGCCGCCAAGCGGCTCGATCAGTGCGCCGACCGCCAACGGCCCGATGCTGGCGCCGACGCCGAACGCCATCAGCAGACAGGCAGCCAGCGAGACGCGGCGCTCCGGCTCGATCAGATCGTTGGCCAATGCCACCACCAGCGGATAGAGCGTAAACTGCAACATGCTGACGACAAAGCCCACCGCCAGCAGCAACGGAAAATCGATGTGCGGCAGCAGCGCCAGCGGCAGCGCCGCCACGATCAGCAGAATGGCGTTGAAGCGCATCAGCAACGGGCGGTTATAGCGATCCGACAGCCAACTGAGCGGGAACTGCGCCACCAGCCCGGCGAAGATGGCCAGCGCCATGAACAGGCCGGTTTGCTGAGTGGTTAAGGATTGCAGGCTGGCGTAGACCGGCGCCAGGCCGTAAAACGAGCCCACCACCATGCCGATCACCAACGTGGTGGCCAGCACCTTGGGAATGGCGCCGACAAAGTAACGCAGCTCCATCGGGGCCGGCGACATGTGGCGTGCATTGGTGCGGGTGGTGAGAGCGATCGGCACCAGACAGAGCGCGAAACACAGTGCGATCACCAGCAGCGTGGTGATGCCCAGATTGCTTTGCAGCATCAACACGATCTGGCCCAGCGACATGCCGAGATAGGTCGCCGCCATATAGAAGCCGAACACCATGCCGCGCTGGTTGGATTCCGCCTGGTCGTTCAGCCAGCTTTCCAGCACCATATACTGGCACATCATGC is part of the Serratia marcescens genome and encodes:
- the chbC gene encoding PTS N,N'-diacetylchitobiose transporter subunit IIC codes for the protein MNTLIASLEKVILPFAVKIGKQPHVNAIKNGFVRLMPLTLTGAMFVLINNVFLSFGEGSFFYSLGVRLDASTIETLNGLKSIGGSVYNGTLGIMSLMTPFFISMALAEERKVDPLAAALLAVAAFMTVTPFNVGEAYAVGANWLGGANIISGMVIGLVVAEMFAFIVRRNWVISLPDSVPASVSRSFSALIPGFIILSIMGLVAFALAHWGTNFHQIIMDGISAPLAKMGSVVGWVYVLFSSLLWFFGVHGSMALAALDSGIMTPFALENVELYNKYGSVEAAVAAGKEFHMWAKPFVDSYIYLGGTGSTLGLIIAIFIASRREDYRQVAKLATPSGIFQINEPILFGLPVIMNPVMFIPFILVQPVLTIITSLAYYSGLIPPITNIAPWTMPVGLGAFFNTNGSIMAMLLSLFNLAVATVIYLPFVAISNKAQSQIDAATESEEDIAKALKL
- a CDS encoding MFS transporter translates to MKKTLGVFLPLYTTTLLLLLGSGLLTTYVSLRLTSIHVSSALIGAIIAANYIGLVIGGKVGHFLIARVGHIRAYVACAGIITAAVLGHGLTEFIPAWVALRLVIGLCMMCQYMVLESWLNDQAESNQRGMVFGFYMAATYLGMSLGQIVLMLQSNLGITTLLVIALCFALCLVPIALTTRTNARHMSPAPMELRYFVGAIPKVLATTLVIGMVVGSFYGLAPVYASLQSLTTQQTGLFMALAIFAGLVAQFPLSWLSDRYNRPLLMRFNAILLIVAALPLALLPHIDFPLLLAVGFVVSMLQFTLYPLVVALANDLIEPERRVSLAACLLMAFGVGASIGPLAVGALIEPLGGNILYAFFALCGVLLAALGRTAKAEEPQLAQDAPVPHIALPDSLASSPLSPALNPTFDEQIIHDTMPPPEAAPDVDEPQSEEQEAEPLPQGADPQEDTGLKKAHAML
- a CDS encoding PTS sugar transporter subunit IIB: MEKKKIYLFCSAGMSTSLLVSKMKAQAEKYEVPVIIAAYPEALAAEKGVEADLILLGPQIAYTLPEVQKQLPNKPVEVIDPLLYGKVDGLGVLKAAVAAIKKANQ
- a CDS encoding glycoside hydrolase family 1 protein — its product is MEYQFADGFWWGSATSAPQSEGAAARDGKSRNIFDYWYEIAPERFHDRVGPAEASTFYDHFRTDIGLLKTLGHNTFRTSISWSRLIPDGDGEVNPQAVAFYNAMIDELLAQGITPFINLYHFDMPLRMQQRGGWESRAVVEAYARYADICFDLFGDRVTHWFTFNEPIVPVEAGYLNDLHYPCVVDFKRAVTVAYHSVLAHAMAVQRFRARELPGSIGIILNLSPTYPRSDAPEDRQAAHDADLLLNRSFLDPVAKGRYPAALLQLLERHGLMPCCEPQDARLIEGGVVDILGVNYYQPRRVQAKEGRRAEGPIASPEDLFSYYAMPGRKINPHRGWEIYEKGLYDILMDLKENYGNLPCYISENGMGVEGEEAFIGADGRVEDDYRIDFIREHLKWLHRALAEGSQCKGYHLWTFIDCWSWLNAYKNRYGLVRLDRADQRRTIKKSGYWFAEAARRNGFD
- a CDS encoding SDR family NAD(P)-dependent oxidoreductase is translated as MINATAPTHETPRRLADKVVLVSGGGTGIGRAAALAYAREGAKVALAGRRAAEIEATARDIALAGGDALPIVADVSQEDDIRRLLATVTAHYGRLDVAFNNAGIIGNFAPITEQSSEDFDRVIAINLRGVWLAMKYEIETFLAQRSGGVIVNTSSWLTHGALAGSSSYSASKGALDAMIRAVALEYSGQGIRVNNINPGIIDTPMARGSVADSAAFAPFIAHTPAGRLGESEDIGDVALWLATDEARFITGQSLLVDGGYTIAGMR
- a CDS encoding LysR family transcriptional regulator, whose amino-acid sequence is MKKPELSGLAAFVAIASERSFRRAAARLGVTPPTLTHTLRELEAQVGIRLLNRTTRNVSPTEAGEHLLAQLVPAFTDIDAALESLNAFREGPRGLVRINAPRSAIDLAIVPHLGRLASEYPGITLEVVANEGFTNIVEQGFDAGIRLGEDLHNDMRAVRLTPDLRFAIVATPDYFQRHGEPTHPQDLLQHRCIGWRKASSGERYKWTFQQGEQRFSVAVNSPLIVDDARLLLQAALAHVGIAFAIEQEVEEHLASGRLRRVLADWCAPFPGFYLYYPNRRNHSVALATVIELLRLPT
- the chbG gene encoding chitin disaccharide deacetylase, whose product is MEKLLIVNADDFGLSKGQNYGVIEAYQYGVVSSTTAMVNGGGAQHAAALSRQHPGLPIGLHFVLTYGRPLGAMPSLVNEHGELGKWLWRRAEAGELQLDEIQEELQRQFTRFMTLFGRPPTHIDSHHHVHMQPQIYPLVEAFAQAQGLPLRLDREEAKRRDIALQTPCSTDAFDAGFYGETISEALFLQRLARADEQGAESLEMMCHPAFLDATILQSKYCHPRLVELDVLTAPTLKAAIAERGFMLGSFQDL
- the chbR gene encoding transcriptional regulator ChbR → MSDNRISLSANDVKLIREQDFFNCKDFHLFIYNKVESATGLHQHDYYEFTIVLSGKCYQEINGKRVLLERGDFVFIPIGSYHQSFYEFGATKIFNVAVSKAFFEEHYLQQLPRCFVASQAYSLRSEFLAYIESVVSSPQFREDDFAEFLETLTFYVISRIRHYKEENDGGDDIPQWLKNTLAGMHDKAMFGERALANMVALSGKTQEYLTRAMRRYYHKTPMQVINEIRINFAKTQLEVTNSSVSDIAFDSGYGDVSLFIKNFKRLTEVTPGNYRKKCYGPL